AACAGTCTCGCCACTCGCCATCGTGAATTGAAAAGATCATTGATGATATTAAGGTCTAATAAATTGGAAACAGATCATCTGAAAACGTTAGCCACGTATGCgtccacgggcgacaaagttgctcggcgattTTTTTGTCGATCACATCCAGTCTATGAGCTAGTATGAAAGAACTCAGAACGAAGTAGATACCGAAGTAGATTGCGTTTTCTTAACAAGTTACACGAGTAATTAATAtgtggtacctacttaaattgcTCAGGAGAAAAATAATGCAATAAAAGGTACTGCCTACGTATTAGAAAAGGGTTGCTAATATACGGCTTGATTGATGAGAAACATTGAAATGATATGATAAACCAAAACTTTATGTTCCACCTTTTTAACATGTTCACATGACACCCACACGACGACACCATACCTACTAAAAATTACCACTGTGACAACAAATCGAAATCATTGAGGCGCTGCATCACAAATCcccttttctttttctttttgccCTCTTTGTCATCCTTATCCGCTTCAGCGACAGCCTTAGCTTTTGCTTTTTTCTTAGGTTGTGTTTctttcattttctgtatttcaCAATTCATGTCGAATGGACATTGGTCAGCTGGATAGAGTGGCATCATTATAACCGGGACGTAGTTAGATGATCCTCCGTCTTTctgtatattaaaatttaaaggatTTAAGAAATCATATTACAAGCATTAAAAATAGTTAATAATGTTCCATACAAGTTTTCCATCATTGAAGGGAGaattaataatatgtaataagtTAAAAACTCGACATGTTAACTTTGGAATCAGTTGAGTCAGTGTCGTCAGTGATGCCTGTGCTGAGGCAATAATTGTGCCAttttaaaagcaaaagcattattataaattataacgtTCCAAATAAGTAATTAGTCTAGCAAATTTAGTCCTTATGATAAACGACAATgtacataggtacattttacTTGAAAACTTCAATTATCACTTACCTTTTCAGCGGCGCACTGGCAGCAATAGCTTTGGGCTGCGGACACAGCCTTAGACTTAACTAAATGTGCCACCACGGCTTTCAGTTGTTCCTCGTCTAAACAATTTGGTTTACTCTTTTGCCAATTGCCATCTGGATTTAATGATACTAATACTGGTGCAGTCATATCCAGAGCTCCGAAACCAGGTTTTGCCAAAGGTCTgccaaaaaaaagttttcacagTTAGTGTTCCTGTCGTTCCTGATAatccgtgaaaaaaaaatgaagaatcGATACATACATGTCTGGAAGTTTCGCTAATAGTTCTTTTGATGCCATTATGAGGTTGAGAGCAGATTATTTTTACTCAAAGATTTAAATaaacttttatgattttttgtatttttctatcATGAACTCCAAATTTCATATCATTTTGATTTAacaaatgatttttttatgtcaaattatATTTGAATAATGAACAAAAAGTTTAAATATAATAGTGATTTTAAAAAGGTTGTCTTTTTAAACGCCCTTCACACTTGCAAAACTTCGCGGCGATTGCGCAGGTTTCGCACCGAGATTCGCACCAATATGGTGGATTTGGCGGAAAATGGAACCCTACCTAAAATATGTTATTGCACGGTACATTTAATTAACCTCTTGTATGCTTAttagcagatctgctccatttTGTTTCATATAAATGAATGAACAAATTTTGGACAGGCGCATACGAAAGTTACCTTCTTGTGTTAGGATTCCAATGAGGCCGTTTTTCTTTGCAAAAATGATGAGTATGAAGttttactggggacgctattgcacaacaccctgcattttatgattaagcactgagacttggcacaggttgttccttgggtggccctgagtagataaagatcgggaggcatcgagagccccccttaatttaggagggaagagggggggaaggctggcgccgccgcgcttcctttgaaaccatatttctctaaaactatacaaaatagggcatgcgatatatcattttcggataaatgaaggacgaggaattcatttttggaacaaaaaaaatgtattttagaacaaaactacaaaataaaatgggaaaaatctgaaaacaagatttttttttatacatattattgcacattttatgaaaactgtaatggttatttctaaataaaaaatattatttaatagctacatttatctagttttagaaaatgtataatttgttatagaaatatattataggacgagtgataaaaaataatttacatcgcccgatagggtgatttgaatgctcatttcaataagttttgtcaatgatttcaggtataatcactatttttaacacacgaaagccgtaaccattgtagtttatggctattttagtgattaatgtacttaaaataaaaaaaaatacaaaaattttaaaaaatattaaaaatgtgataatttttttttacattatcctattttgttctttctacacaatatatatctaaaagcaataaatatcaataaaaagccacatttatacagtttataaaaatatatagtttgttatataaatatattacgaaacgcgagataaaaaataatgaaaatgaaaattttaatgtacgggtcagcttgcattattcgatgaggtgaggtaaaggtactacccgctatgcagtgaagttcgtctagtaatacagaaatatacttattctaataacgtttacacatgtaggtatatcacgacccagtacagaaaattgtaaaagtcctataatatagtttattttgattgtaaaataaaattgcatgtgacttatattgcaaaaaaaatgtcttaatcacgttctcctctcctaaagcagttctgcatgcataggcttgaagattttttagtttactagcagaatttagttacttcctttgggcccccttaaatcggttttaccaatccataaaagataaaataaaaatcgtcatattcttcctttcagtatcaatgatagttagttattgcgcaatagtgccataaaaaataaactagattcgtattagcattaaacattaatgatttttgaactaagacattgcttttgtataaaggagaacctcaaaaaatggtctgactagacgaaaacatgtgtatcggggctagtacctactcaaggctctcaaaaagtgtagctattttgagttattcaaataaaacaacctgaatagtctgaatttaattatgtatatatcacaacatccactgcataagcacatcagctccgaacatttaatttgaaaagtctttttttacggttgcaccttacgcgccattgttttttattacacctgcatccgacaatttcgaggcatgtttctgcagcaacaggcatcgttgcgggcaagtaggctcccaaatcccaattgttacagactttcgtccagccacaagtagcaaataatggcaaattttgaattgggtttagttgaccccataaatggacaccttgatatacctataacccttacaaaaatggtgcaaggcagcttttgtcggtgaaatgctgttaatttggcggtcttttttggttaataactattttcgtcactcgttaaccaaagtacaggacacagatctggaataataaatatgtcaagtaagaattatccataaattatgcaaatcatatagataagtaactactatttcacaagatgtattaggatcagatatatctgacctatcatatcaatcgatcatttcatgtaatataaatagttaaattcagactatataggagtatgttgtttaatttgaagtactctaaataactacattttttgagagctttgagtacctttacctcacctcatcgaatcatacaagctgacccgtaccgtacatcaagatcactttcattattttttatctcgcgttccgtaatatatttatataacaaactatatatttttataaactacataaatgtggcttttcattcatatttattgcttttagacaTATATTGTACAGAaaaaacaaaataggataatgttataaaaaagttatcacatttaatttttttttaatttttgtattttttttatttcaagtacattaatcactaaaatagccataaaatacaatgattacggctttcatgtgttaaaaatagtgattatacctgaaatcattgacaaaacttattgaaatgagcattcaaatcaccccatcgggcgatgtaaattattttttatcactcgtcctataatatatttctataacaaattatacattttataaaactagataaatgtagctattaaataatattttttatttagaaaaaaccattacagttttcataaaatgtgcaataatatgtataaaaaaaaatctcgttttcagattttcccattttattttgtgtttttgttctaaaatacattttttttgttccaaaaatgaattcctcgtccttcatttatccgaaaatgatatatcgcgtgccctattttgtatagttttagagaaatatggtttcaaaggaagcgcggaggcgccagccttccccccctcctccctcctaaattaaggggggctctcgatgcctcccgatctttatctactcagggccacccaatgaacaactgtgccaagtctcagtgcttaatcataaaatgcagggttcccatacaagacatagcaatagcgtccccagtatttaTACTGTAAACACGATTTAGTACGTTTCTTGAGaattattttcatataaatctattattattacttcgGCCATTGGTACCGCGGTACAACCAATTTAAAACAATGTCCGGTCCGGCGTCTgctatttttacgttttttgaCGACTGCGATGTATGAAGTTAGACAGAGTTTACTTAACTTAAAACCATGTGCACTAAATATTCTAGCCTTTTATTTATTGGAAAAATTTGAGCCTATGTGGAAATTGAGTAGCAACCCCAACTTCTTGGCTTTTACTCCTAAACTAAAGGGGGACTAGGAAGGGGTTGCTGGGAGATGATAATTCTCCAGCAACCCCAActtgattttggagtttcgacatggcgTGGTTTTACTCCTAAACTAAAGGGGTACAAATTATTTCAAGGAAGTACAAATtcggttccgtacctacaaaacttttacgttagtcacataattctaaagactgggctaggctagaagtataggttctctaatgggcataattgtgtttagcgccacctctcgacgaattcgcgaactaattagcacagcttgcgtgaggtttttttataatgttaaccaaattcaacatttttagggttccgtagtcaactaggaacccttatagtttcgccatgtctgtctgtccgtccgtccgtccgtccgtccgtccgtccgtccgtccgcggataatctcagtaaccgtaagcactagaaagctgaaatttggtaccaatatgtatatcaatcacgccaacaaagtgcaaaaataaaaaattgaaaaaagtgttttattacagtacctcccctacatgtaaagtgggggctgattttttttttcatgccaaccccaacgtgtgatatattgttggataggtatttaaaaatgaataagggtttactaagatcgttttttgataatattaatattttcggaaataatcgctcctaaagggaaaaaaagtgcgtcccccccctcttacttttgaaccatatgtttaaaaaatatgaaaaaaatcaccaaagtagaactttgtaaagactttctaggaaaattgttttgaacttgataggttcagtagtttttgagaaaaatacgaaaaactacggaaccctacactgagcgtggcccgacacgctcttggccggttttttattttattttaaagtaggtgttttatgtaaaatttcgtagctataaattttaacacccttattcatacactaaagtatccagccgataaagttcgtttgtccctttctatcacaccaatacgtcggaaagggacaaacgaaatttatcggcttgataactttagtgtacgtttatgaataacggggtaagtaagtatggtaaacatcagaaagggtgagtaaaacaatctgaaaggttctaagtttaatttaaaggtttttttaatctaatccaaatttggttatggtagctgaaaaagtatacagaattgtataacgcaagtttctagcgggaaattactaaataaatattatttaaattttaacttctgattagcagaaacgtctgcgctggagtatcgattcagaggccgtgagttcaagtctcacccaaggcagacattttccacttttaaattaaaaatattatttagtaaatacattatctattgttgtattttgccttggaccttatagtacctataggtactcttgTATATGCGAACTATAGCCAAGCGATAAAAGGTAGCTGAATAATGTCAGATTGTACGACAACGAGAGACGTGAGCCGACTGCGCGAATGAGTCGCGCTTTCTTACGTCAGAAATTGCTTGACAAATATATCGGGTGCACCTGCCCGGTAATTAGTCATTTAGTcatttagtcatttatttattgcaacCATAGTGTAGTACAGATCTTAACAACTAGGTACATTCAGAGTCATATGGGCCCTGGCAGGGCAT
This genomic stretch from Leguminivora glycinivorella isolate SPB_JAAS2020 chromosome Z, LegGlyc_1.1, whole genome shotgun sequence harbors:
- the LOC125240551 gene encoding uncharacterized protein LOC125240551, coding for MASKELLAKLPDIPLAKPGFGALDMTAPVLVSLNPDGNWQKSKPNCLDEEQLKAVVAHLVKSKAVSAAQSYCCQCAAEKKDGGSSNYVPVIMMPLYPADQCPFDMNCEIQKMKETQPKKKAKAKAVAEADKDDKEGKKKKKRGFVMQRLNDFDLLSQW